From one Streptococcus pneumoniae genomic stretch:
- a CDS encoding helix-turn-helix transcriptional regulator: MIKTNFAVLMAERGLKIADVYEDTGISKTTLMALSENTGKGVQFDTVDKLCNYLGIELKDFFVYSPYIWKIYNKENYEYKEESDNIIAINLKSIHSERIYIFNLFFFSPKHIDSPTDDETVKLWVRLSLDEDSGNFGYKDFYNFVSSLPVAFKTHFYNDVIEILKKHYINSETVISAYRYDFHPTKEYLTKIKLNKNDKVLISFFDNYGSSHVPKEVQIDKTVKID; the protein is encoded by the coding sequence ATGATAAAGACAAATTTTGCTGTACTGATGGCTGAGAGAGGTTTAAAAATTGCTGATGTATATGAAGATACAGGCATTTCAAAAACAACTCTAATGGCACTATCTGAAAATACAGGTAAAGGGGTTCAATTTGATACAGTTGACAAACTCTGTAATTATTTGGGAATTGAGTTGAAAGATTTTTTTGTGTATAGTCCATATATTTGGAAGATTTATAACAAAGAGAATTATGAATACAAAGAAGAGAGCGATAACATAATCGCTATAAATCTAAAATCTATTCACAGTGAGCGAATTTATATCTTTAACCTTTTCTTTTTCTCCCCCAAACACATCGACTCACCAACCGATGATGAAACTGTAAAACTTTGGGTACGCTTATCTCTAGATGAAGATAGTGGAAATTTTGGGTACAAGGATTTTTATAATTTCGTGTCATCTTTGCCAGTGGCGTTTAAAACACACTTTTACAATGATGTAATCGAAATATTAAAAAAACATTATATAAATTCTGAAACTGTGATTTCTGCCTATAGATATGACTTTCATCCCACAAAGGAATATTTAACTAAAATTAAACTAAATAAAAATGACAAAGTTCTTATCTCATTTTTTGATAATTACGGAAGCTCTCACGTTCCTAAAGAAGTCCAAATTGATAAAACTGTCAAAATTGACTAA
- a CDS encoding Rha family transcriptional regulator: MDLGIILRDRTLVVSSLQVAEVFGKRHKRVLEDIRIKIERLKKGEPKIGLTPKDEVDTYFWEETYTDSQGKKRPIYFMTQKGCTYLVMGYTGEKADAYQCAYIEEFDRMQKALEHQTIADPENPTPAQLVEIIRDRLSRADIIIQPKDDELGRDYFAIGIYGLLRYYGHDKSISYPYIRSIRPKVMEIGLAEFEEIVNYCAVKKKLKLPYVRATLKDWQPSEVDQLRPPIFGIAGLLTV; the protein is encoded by the coding sequence ATGGATTTAGGAATTATTTTGAGAGATAGGACCTTGGTAGTAAGTAGCTTACAAGTTGCGGAAGTTTTTGGAAAAAGACACAAGCGGGTATTAGAGGATATAAGAATCAAGATTGAAAGATTAAAAAAAGGTGAGCCCAAAATTGGGCTCACGCCAAAAGATGAAGTAGATACGTACTTTTGGGAAGAAACTTACACAGATAGCCAAGGTAAAAAACGTCCTATTTATTTTATGACACAAAAAGGATGCACTTACTTAGTTATGGGTTATACAGGAGAAAAAGCCGATGCATATCAGTGCGCTTACATTGAAGAATTTGACCGCATGCAAAAAGCCCTTGAACATCAAACCATCGCAGACCCCGAAAACCCAACGCCAGCCCAGCTAGTCGAGATCATCCGTGACCGCCTATCACGCGCTGACATCATCATCCAACCAAAGGATGACGAGCTAGGGCGGGACTACTTCGCTATCGGTATCTATGGCTTGCTCCGCTACTACGGACATGATAAGAGTATCTCCTACCCCTATATTCGCTCTATCCGCCCTAAGGTGATGGAGATTGGCTTGGCAGAGTTCGAGGAAATCGTAAACTATTGTGCGGTTAAGAAAAAGCTAAAACTGCCCTATGTTCGTGCGACCCTAAAGGATTGGCAGCCGTCAGAGGTTGACCAGCTACGCCCACCAATATTTGGTATTGCTGGACTCTTGACAGTATGA
- a CDS encoding IS110 family transposase, whose amino-acid sequence MKCFVGLDVSSTKLDVCIMLSDTTTPFTASLSNDLAGASEIKEKILQLHEIHIFERIVIGMEATSLYSFHPAMFFHEDSQLKALNVEVMVEQPNKIKKYREAFEESKNDTIDAFYIADYFRIERFSPAFLKEEKYLALQHLTRTRLQLIEQLTRTKQHFIENIYYKCNTLSTEIKNEELTTNLWSSTVISLMTEDYTLDDLANIPLNDLADFIQKMGRGRFKAPEKLAKAIQAAIRGSYRLSKLQQDSVNVVLGLLAREMRHLEKMIKDIDKAIEDMVEVIPEYQCLTSIPGVGKVYAAGIIAEIGQIERFKDHPQVAKYAGLNWKQNQSGNAHSPNTDLVKRGNRYLRYYLVEAANSVRRHDSEYQAFYKKKYQEVPKHQHKRAIVLTARKFVRLVDVLLRNRQLYTPPRRLMEDN is encoded by the coding sequence ATGAAATGTTTTGTCGGTTTAGATGTTAGCTCTACCAAACTTGATGTCTGTATCATGCTCAGTGATACAACAACTCCCTTTACAGCTTCTCTTTCTAATGACCTAGCTGGTGCTTCTGAAATTAAGGAAAAGATCCTTCAGCTTCATGAAATCCATATCTTTGAACGAATCGTCATCGGCATGGAAGCAACTAGTCTCTATAGCTTTCACCCTGCTATGTTCTTTCATGAAGATAGTCAATTGAAGGCTCTTAACGTTGAAGTGATGGTGGAACAGCCCAATAAGATTAAGAAATATCGCGAAGCCTTTGAAGAAAGCAAAAATGATACCATTGATGCCTTCTACATCGCTGATTATTTTCGGATTGAGCGCTTTTCCCCTGCCTTTCTCAAAGAAGAGAAATACCTTGCCCTCCAACATCTGACTAGAACGAGACTTCAACTCATTGAACAGCTAACAAGAACCAAACAGCACTTTATTGAAAATATTTATTATAAGTGCAATACCTTATCAACTGAAATCAAGAATGAAGAGCTAACTACCAATCTCTGGTCTAGCACTGTCATCTCTTTGATGACGGAAGACTATACTCTTGATGACTTGGCTAATATTCCACTCAATGACTTGGCTGACTTCATCCAAAAAATGGGAAGAGGCCGATTTAAAGCGCCTGAGAAATTAGCGAAAGCCATTCAAGCTGCTATTCGTGGGTCTTATCGACTCTCTAAACTCCAACAGGATTCCGTCAATGTGGTGCTTGGATTATTAGCTAGAGAAATGCGACATCTTGAGAAGATGATTAAGGATATTGATAAAGCTATCGAGGATATGGTAGAGGTCATTCCTGAATATCAATGTCTAACCTCTATACCTGGTGTCGGGAAAGTCTACGCTGCAGGGATTATCGCTGAGATTGGACAGATTGAACGCTTTAAAGACCATCCTCAAGTCGCTAAATATGCGGGATTGAACTGGAAACAGAATCAATCTGGGAACGCTCATTCTCCAAATACTGACCTTGTGAAACGAGGCAACCGCTATCTCCGTTATTACTTAGTTGAAGCCGCCAACTCTGTCAGACGACATGATAGCGAATATCAAGCCTTTTACAAGAAGAAGTATCAAGAAGTGCCTAAACACCAACACAAAAGAGCCATCGTCTTAACTGCTAGAAAGTTTGTGCGTCTGGTGGATGTGCTACTACGCAACCGCCAACTCTATACGCCACCAAGGAGGCTTATGGAAGATAATTGA
- a CDS encoding phage replisome organizer N-terminal domain-containing protein, protein MAKTKIYFWLKVDKKFFDNIFIKRLKNMAGGYTMTVIYIRLMLESLESDCILYYEGYFENLAEELALKLDVSEDDINMTLAYFTKCGLVQIDTEGNAELPQAKAMIQQETDQAAYIREYRKNKRLESAKSYNVNPKSNNVEKCKTEIEIEKDIKLDIEQQLQLEKAAGSVGNPIFEKLKEAFGEMSISGTIAEEVEELLRVHGEALLMHALNETILNGGRSIRYTRSILERWQGQGLRTVEQVEQNKQAYKNKQYKTDGIPFDQLGRAEDLGF, encoded by the coding sequence GTGGCAAAAACAAAAATTTATTTTTGGCTAAAGGTGGATAAGAAATTTTTTGACAATATTTTCATCAAACGATTAAAAAATATGGCGGGCGGTTATACGATGACTGTTATCTATATCCGCTTGATGTTGGAAAGCCTAGAAAGTGATTGCATTTTGTACTATGAAGGCTATTTTGAAAATCTCGCTGAAGAGCTAGCTCTCAAATTAGATGTTAGCGAGGACGACATCAATATGACATTAGCCTATTTTACGAAATGTGGATTAGTTCAAATTGACACAGAAGGAAATGCTGAATTGCCACAAGCTAAGGCCATGATCCAACAGGAAACGGACCAAGCTGCATACATACGAGAATATCGGAAAAATAAACGTCTGGAAAGTGCAAAATCTTACAATGTAAACCCAAAGTCTAACAACGTTGAAAAGTGTAAGACAGAGATAGAGATAGAGAAAGATATAAAGTTAGATATAGAGCAACAGCTACAGCTAGAAAAGGCTGCTGGCTCTGTTGGAAATCCAATCTTTGAAAAACTAAAGGAGGCTTTCGGTGAAATGTCTATATCTGGAACGATTGCTGAGGAGGTTGAGGAATTGCTTAGAGTACATGGCGAGGCTCTACTCATGCACGCCCTGAATGAAACCATCTTAAATGGCGGTAGGTCTATCAGATATACCCGTTCTATCTTGGAACGTTGGCAGGGTCAAGGCTTGCGAACTGTTGAACAAGTTGAGCAAAACAAGCAGGCTTACAAGAATAAACAATACAAGACCGATGGTATCCCCTTTGACCAATTAGGCAGGGCGGAAGATTTAGGATTTTAG
- a CDS encoding ATP-binding protein, with amino-acid sequence MQQITHHITDRLCPKHHVYTWQLNEKVRATDRKEPYYAEECPVCFQEKIDRELAELTGESMLNAELSKTYDLFERKSIITPKLQLASYRTFTVGNEIDKQAKKFGLRLNEYYFKNEGTGNAILQGRPGVGKSHLTLAIARKLNEDWKAIKKPKSVLFMPVNRLFQTIQASFNKSDGVSRDDMMKLLERVDYLFLDDLGKETTFGNHGNEASNWKQEFLYELLDMRGKTIINTNLNGEQLKKVYDPSLISRIMDGVGKNIFVYPEHAEDRRKLPF; translated from the coding sequence ATGCAACAGATAACCCATCACATCACAGATAGGCTATGCCCAAAACACCACGTATATACATGGCAATTAAATGAAAAAGTGAGAGCCACTGATCGAAAAGAGCCTTACTATGCAGAAGAATGTCCCGTCTGTTTTCAGGAAAAGATAGATAGGGAACTGGCAGAGCTAACGGGTGAATCTATGCTAAATGCTGAGCTATCAAAAACTTATGATCTCTTTGAGCGAAAAAGTATCATCACGCCTAAATTACAGCTAGCGAGTTATAGGACGTTCACGGTAGGCAATGAGATAGACAAGCAGGCAAAAAAATTCGGCTTGCGGCTCAATGAGTATTATTTCAAAAACGAAGGCACAGGCAACGCTATTTTACAGGGACGTCCGGGAGTTGGGAAAAGCCATCTGACGCTGGCTATCGCTCGGAAATTGAATGAGGATTGGAAAGCTATCAAGAAACCTAAAAGCGTGCTATTTATGCCCGTTAATCGGCTTTTTCAGACGATACAAGCCAGCTTTAACAAATCGGATGGCGTTAGCCGTGATGATATGATGAAACTACTGGAGCGCGTGGATTATCTCTTTTTGGATGACTTAGGGAAAGAGACAACCTTTGGAAACCATGGCAACGAGGCTAGCAACTGGAAACAAGAATTCTTGTATGAGCTGCTGGATATGAGAGGTAAGACCATCATCAACACCAATCTAAACGGTGAGCAGTTGAAAAAAGTTTATGATCCATCATTGATTAGCCGTATCATGGATGGAGTCGGTAAAAACATCTTCGTCTATCCAGAACATGCCGAGGACAGACGAAAACTCCCCTTCTAG
- a CDS encoding IS982 family transposase, producing MSHLQYTAKSHHLQWNLKQLSKICHQLYRDYCPKSFKHRHNVSLSKVSDQSLLVLLLLQAELGIKSQRHFYRLCYLFPCGHLLERSRFNRRARQLIWLVQVIRQAMNTQISPGSIVIIDSFPFPLPLCQPIRNYRTRIFNDLADIGYNASKRLWFYGFKVHMLVTLSGYILNYVVTPASVHDIRAVDDLLENCRQPYILADLGYLSKELKDHLTQKGYHLWTPLRQNMAGAKQHNHWKLMAMRRTIETRFSELCGLFDIEHTLTRSLAGLQLRLEQIILAYNLRYFEIN from the coding sequence ATGAGCCACTTACAGTATACCGCTAAATCTCATCACTTACAATGGAATTTGAAGCAATTATCAAAAATTTGCCATCAACTGTATAGGGATTATTGTCCTAAATCTTTCAAACATCGTCATAATGTCAGTCTATCTAAGGTTTCAGATCAATCTCTATTAGTCTTACTTCTCTTGCAAGCTGAACTAGGGATTAAGTCACAACGTCATTTCTACCGTCTCTGTTACTTATTTCCTTGTGGTCATCTTCTTGAACGAAGCCGTTTTAATAGACGAGCAAGACAGTTGATTTGGTTAGTTCAAGTCATTAGACAAGCAATGAATACTCAAATCTCACCTGGTTCCATTGTTATTATAGATAGCTTTCCCTTTCCCTTGCCACTTTGCCAACCTATCCGTAACTATAGAACACGTATTTTTAACGACTTAGCAGATATTGGCTACAATGCTTCCAAACGTCTGTGGTTCTATGGATTCAAAGTACACATGCTGGTAACTTTATCAGGCTATATTCTGAATTATGTTGTGACACCTGCATCAGTCCATGATATTAGGGCAGTTGATGACTTACTAGAAAATTGCCGACAACCTTATATTTTGGCAGATTTAGGCTATCTTAGTAAGGAACTTAAAGATCATTTGACCCAAAAAGGCTATCATCTATGGACTCCCTTGCGCCAAAATATGGCAGGAGCTAAACAACATAATCATTGGAAATTGATGGCTATGAGACGAACCATTGAGACTCGCTTCTCAGAGCTTTGCGGTCTTTTTGATATAGAACACACACTGACTAGAAGTTTAGCAGGTCTGCAGTTAAGGCTGGAGCAAATTATACTGGCTTACAATCTGAGATACTTCGAGATTAACTAG
- a CDS encoding DUF1492 domain-containing protein yields the protein MDLKQRLEELYTAELLIATFEDGLEKDRQLYNSLPSALAEVEQNHLKHIEELREQQRATLELIDKLDNPIYQTLLLERYRNGRSWKEVAGIINYSLTTTYRLHKQALERLEVIYEQETN from the coding sequence ATGGATTTAAAACAGAGATTAGAAGAACTATACACAGCCGAATTATTGATAGCCACCTTTGAAGATGGGCTGGAAAAAGATAGGCAGCTATACAACTCCCTACCGTCTGCTTTGGCCGAGGTTGAGCAGAACCATTTAAAGCATATCGAGGAGCTAAGAGAACAGCAGAGAGCCACGCTGGAGCTTATCGATAAGCTGGACAATCCAATCTATCAGACGCTACTACTTGAACGCTATCGGAATGGCAGAAGCTGGAAAGAGGTAGCAGGTATTATTAACTATTCGCTTACCACCACATACAGACTACACAAGCAAGCCTTAGAGCGTCTGGAGGTCATCTATGAACAAGAAACAAATTAG
- a CDS encoding transcriptional regulator, which translates to MNKKQIRQYADRKLKEFRRWQRIARSLDLAYSDDYILQAESNDFQPVERLKINQEIAEQELNAIKSAINSIDNKRLRQLLILNYLERKELKDVRRLIERQNKPYEPIKESQCNYLKNKALLAFAKHYRSGALETLSD; encoded by the coding sequence ATGAACAAGAAACAAATTAGACAGTACGCTGACCGCAAACTAAAAGAGTTTAGACGTTGGCAGAGGATTGCAAGAAGTCTTGATTTGGCCTATTCTGATGATTATATCTTACAAGCAGAAAGCAACGATTTTCAGCCCGTGGAACGCTTGAAAATTAACCAAGAGATAGCAGAGCAAGAACTGAATGCGATAAAGTCAGCAATAAATAGCATTGATAACAAACGACTACGCCAACTGCTGATACTGAACTATCTGGAGCGTAAAGAGCTGAAAGACGTCCGTCGGTTGATTGAGAGACAAAATAAACCTTATGAACCAATCAAAGAAAGCCAATGCAACTATCTCAAAAATAAGGCTTTACTAGCTTTTGCCAAACACTACAGAAGTGGAGCGCTTGAAACGTTGTCAGATTGA